One genomic window of Oncorhynchus clarkii lewisi isolate Uvic-CL-2024 unplaced genomic scaffold, UVic_Ocla_1.0 unplaced_contig_5881_pilon_pilon, whole genome shotgun sequence includes the following:
- the LOC139403213 gene encoding zinc finger CCHC domain-containing protein 3-like produces the protein MELSRLDFSRKFLQKELGFHPAQVNCILALPYRKGFDVSFANASFLREFWGKLQNALNTQGSLTAMFEVTKLTDNSIKTVIVRMYNETVQPEDVAVWLGRYCNVKGPLIQVKDLDGIWTGAWRVTVQQREDPGGYGGLKAIPSTIVLGENRGHVHYQDQPKLCRKCGEHGHLADACQKVVCMKCREVGHRYEECTNGRSCNLCGERSHLIRDCPSSWANRAKAGRREWAAADRAFERQRAGTAVAEVVVEEPVVEEEAVVEPVVVVEETVVEPVVVAVVEGAEGAVVEEVGGEDKTLPTPTPLPQTNVTPEGERAEKDGSGEMFSESSPSGSDIIGSVSESTMETVSEGTGEEGEILKEHLPLRKRNAEELSDPEQGNGRISGGTGPPFGVVPILTRTTVLPF, from the exons ATGGAGCTATCCCGATTGGATTTCTCCAGAAAATTCCTCCAGAAAGAGCTCGGCTTTCATCCCGCGCAGGTAAACTGCATCTTAGCCCTCCCCTATAGGAAGGGCTTCGATGTCAGTTTTGCCAACGCCAGCTTCCTGAGGGAGTTCTGGGGGAAACTCCAGAACGCCCTGAACACCCAGGGGTCCCTCACAGCGATGTTTGAGGTGACCAAGCTGACGGATAATAGCATTAAAACCGTTATTGTCCGTATGTACAATGAAACCGTACAGCCGGAGGACGTTGCAGTATGGCTGGGCAGGTACTGCAACGTGAAGGGTCCCCTGATCCAGGTAAAAGACCTTGATGGGATCTGGACAGGGGCCTGGAGGGTCACTgtccagcaaagggaggacccTGGGGGCTATGGTGGGTTGAAAGCCATCCCATCCACCATAGTCCTCGGAGAGAACAGGGGCCATGTTCACTACCAGGACCAGCCCAAGCTGTGCCGTAAGTGTGGTGAACATGGCCACCTTGCAGACGCCTGTCAGAAGGTCGTCTGCATGAAGTGCCGGGAGGTGGGCCACCGCTACGAGGAGTGCACGAACGGAAGGTCGTGCAACCTCTGTGGCGAGCGGTCCCACCTCATCCGCGACTGCCCCTCCTCCTGGGCCAACAGGGCCAAGGCTGGAAGGAGGGAGTGGGCGGCCGCGGACCGGGCTTTCGAGCGCCAGAGGGCTGGAACGGCAGTTGCCGAGGTGGTAGTGGAGGAgccggtggtggaggaggaggcagtagtggagccggtagtggtggtagaggagACAGTGGTGGAGCCGgtggtggtggctgtagtggagGGCGCGGAAGGTGCAGTGGTGGAAGAAGTGGGAGGAGAGGACAAAACcctccccaccccaacccccctgCCCCAGACTAATGTGACCCCTGAAGGAGAAAGGGCCGAGAAAGACGGCTCCGGAGAGATGTTCAGCGAAAGCTCCCCAAGTGGGTCAGACATCATAGGGTCGGTGTCGGAAAGCACCATGGAGACTGTGTCAGAAGGtacgggagaggagggggagattctGAAGGAACACCTCCCCCTACGTAAAAGAAACGCTGAGGAGCTCTCTGACCCCGAACAGG GAAATGGGAGGATAAGTGGCGGCACGGGCCCTCCATTTGGAGTGGTTCCAATTTTAACAAGAACGACGGTGTTGCCATTTTAA